A window of Micrococcales bacterium genomic DNA:
TCGGCCTGCGCGTGGCGTATCGCCGGGAGCTGGTGGGGGTCGCGGCGCGGGATCTGTGCGGTGAGGCCTCCCTGGAGACCACCATGACCCAACTGACGGACCTGGCCGATGCGGCTCTGCAGGGGTGCTACGAGTTGGCCGTCCGGGAGGTTGGGGAGGCCGCCGCGGCGGTCGACCTCGCGGTCATCGCGATGGGCAAGTGTGGCGCCCGCGAACTGAACTACATCTCGGACGTGGACGTGGTGTTCGTGGCCGAACCGCGCACACCGGAGGTTCCGGCCCAGGTCGCGCTGCGCGCCGGGCAGCAGATCGCCAGCAGGTTGATGCAGATCGCCAACGCCGCCACCTCGGAGGGCTCGATCTGGGAGGTGGACGCCGCGCTGCGCCCGGAGGGGAAGGCCGGGGCGCTGGTCCGCACCATCGACTCCTACGTCGCGTACTACCGCAAGTGGGCCAAGACCTGGGAGTTCCAGGCACTGCTGAAGGCGCGGCCGGCAGCAGGCAACCTCGACCTGGGCGCCCGCTACGTGGATTCCGTGGTCGACTTCGTATGGACCGCGGCCGACCGCGAGAATTTCGTCGATGACGTGCAGGCCATGCGCCGACGGGTCGAGGCGCACATCCCCGAGAAGCAGGCCGCCCGGGAGATCAAACTGGGCCGCGGTGGTCTGCGCGACGTGGAGTTCGCGGTGCAACTCCTGCAACTGGTGCACGGCCGCAGCGATGTCACGCTGCGGTCACCGGCCACGTTCAGCGCCTTGGAGAGTCTGGCCACGTGGGGGTACGTGGCCCGGGTGGACGCCGCCGGGATGGCGAACGCCTATCGCTTCCTGCGCATCCTCGAGCACCGTGTCCAGTTGCGCCAGATGCGGCGCACCCACCTGTTCCCCGATCGGGAGCCGGAGTTGCGCATCGTCGCGCGCTCAATGGGCATGCGCACCCACCCGGCCGCGGAGATCGAGGCCGCCTTCGCCAAACAGGTCCGGCAGGTCCGCAGGCTGCATGAGAAGTTGTTCTACCGGCCGCTGCTCAACGCCGTGGCCCGTCTGGATCCCGGAGAGGCGCGGTTGACGCCGGAAGCCGCTGAGGAGCGCCTGCGGGCGCTGGGTTACCAGGATCCGCGCGGTGCGCTTCGTCACCTTGAGTCGCTGACCAACGGCGTGAGCCGACGCGCCGCGATCCAGCGGACGTTGTTGCCGGTGATGCTCGGGTGGTTCGCGGACTGCCCCGACCCGGATGCCGGGCTGCTGGGGTTCCGGCGGGTCTCCGATGCGCTGGGGTCGACCCCCTGGTATCTGCGGCTGCTGCGCGATGAGTCGCACACTGCCGAGCGGATGGCACACGTCATGGCCTCGTCACGCTACGCCACCGACCTGCTATTGCGGGCTCCGGAGGCGGTCCAGATCCTCGCCGACGACGAGCAACTCGCGCCGCGGCCTGCCGCCGATGTCGCCGCGGAGGCACTCACCGCCGGGCTGCGGCAGGCCGATCCGGAGGCGGCGCGATCGTCGCGATCCGGGCCACCCGGCGGCGCGAGCTGTTCCGGATCGCGGCTGCCGACCTGCTCTCCCTGCTCGACGTCGAGCAGGTGGGCCTGGCCCTGAGTGCCATCGCGGACGCGACGATCCAGGCGGCCCTGGCGGTGGCCACGCAGAGTGTTCGAGTCGATGATGTGCCGGCCGAGGACCTCGTGGAGTTCGTCGTCATCGGGATGGGTCGCTACGGGGGGCAGGAACTTGGGTACGGCTCGGATGCCGACGTCATGTTCGTATACCGCCCGCGTGACGGCGTCGACGAGTCGGTAGCCGCTGCCGCCGGCACCGGGGTCGCCACCGAGTTGCAGCGCCTGCTGTCGCTGCCGTCGGCCGACCCGCCGATCGACCTCGACGCCGACCTGCGCCCAGAGGGCCGCAACGGCCCAGTGGCGCGCTCACTGGCCTCGTATGCTGCTTACTACAACCGCTGGTCCGCGGCGTGGGAGGCGCAGGCCCTGCTCCGGGCGCGGCCCGTCGCCGGCTCACCGCCGCTGCAGGACGACTTCGTGGCGCTGATCGATCCCGTGCGCTACCCGGCCGGCGGAGTGCCGCAGAAGGACCTCGTCGAGATGCGGCGGCTGAAGGCCCGGATGGAAGCCGAGCGTCTGCCCCGCGGAGCCGATCCTGCGCTGCACCTGAAACTCGGCAGGGGCGGGCTGTCCGACGTGGAGTGGGTGGCGCAACTGCAGCAACTGCAGCACGCACATGAGCACGAGGAGCTGCGGACCACTCGGACGTTGCCCGCGCTCGAGCAGGCCACTCTGCTCGGCTTCATCGATGATGCGGACCGGGACCGGTTGACCGCGGCGTGGCGCCTGGCATCCTCGATCCGGGACGCCATCATGCTCAGTTCCGGGCGGGCCGGTGACTCGGTGCCCTCGGACTACCGGACCCTGGCTCGGGTGGCTTACCTGCTGTCCTATCCACCGGACGACGGGGGGGCGATGCCGGAGGACTACCGACGACTGACCCGCCGGGCGCGTCAGGTGATGGAGCGGCTGTTCTACGACATCTGATGGTTCGCTGTCCCGCACTACAGTGATCAGCCATGCAGATGGGCGTGAACTTCCCGGCCGCAAGCAGCGGCACCCGCAGCACGACGGCGACCGGTCGCGCGGTCATCGCGGACTCCCTGCGGGAGGTGAGCCCTGCTGCCGCGCGCCGGGTCGAGGCCATCAAGGACTGGCGGGGCGGCTACCTGTCGGCGATCCGGGAACTGGTGGTGGCCGCGGCGGCGAACCCGCAGGCGGCGGTCACGATCTCGCAGTCGGGACTCGACTCTCTGCACGACCGGTTCGTGTGGTCCGCCGACGGCAGCGACAGTCCGTTGCTGAGCACGTTGTCGGTCAGCAACCACCCCGGCATGGACACCTTCGAGGTGATCGGGCGCAATGACCGCCGAGGTCAGTTCTCCGTGCCGTACAAGGGCAAACGGCTGGCGGGTGGAGATCTGCACCGGCAGCTCGATGAGTGGGTGTCACGCGGCGTCGCAGAGCCGTCGTTCGCCGATGCCGTGCGCGCGGTGATGGCCAACCCGCATTGGCTGGATCTGCGCGATCTGCAGTTGGCGCTGCTCGGTGCGGGTGCGGAGATGGGCCCGTTGCGGCAGTTGCTCGACTGGGGGGCCACGGTCTACGCCGTCGACCTTCCGCAGGCTGACCGCTGGAACGCGATCATGGCCATCGCCAAGCAGTCGGCCGGTCGGCTGGCGGTGCCGATCCCGCGCGGTTCGGTGAACCTGGACACCGCGTCGGATGCCAAGGTGGCCGGCCTGGCCGGCATCGACATGATCGAGCGGACCGACGCATTGCTGTCCTGGCTCAGGGACATCGACGGGCCGTTCATCCTGGGCAACTACGCATACGCCGACGGCGCTTCCCACGTGCGGGTGTCGATGGCGATCGACGCTGTGACCGTGGCGCTCTCCCGCAGCAACTCGGAGCTGTCCTTGGCCTTCCTGGCCACCCCCACCGATGTGTTCGCAGTCCCCGAGGACGCCGTGGCGATGGCCCGCGACCGATGGCGGCGCCGGCGTACCCGCCGTGTCCTGCAGGCGCCGTTGCAGTTGGCGAACCTCTTCGAGCCGGCCTACCGGGAGACCGTGATCGACGACACCGGAAGGGAAGTCGGGATCGCCGATTGCCTGGTGCCACAACAGGGGCCGAACTACGCGTTGGCCAAGCGACTGCAGCGATGGCGGGCGATCGTGGCGCGGGAGGCCGGTCGCCGGGTGTCGCTGAACGTCGCGCCGGCCACCCGCACCCGCTCGGTGGTGAAGAGCCGGGCCCTCGCGGCCGCGTATGCGGGAGCCGGTCAGTTCGGTGTCGAGGTGTTCTCCCCGGCCACGGCGAACACCCTCATGGCAGCGCTGCTCGTGCGTGACCTGCACGACCCGCAGTCGGCGTCGAACCCGCGGCGGGACTTGCGCAACCCCATGGACCTGTTCGCCGACGCGGCCAACCACGGCGGGCTGTGGCGTGCGGCTTACGAGCCGCGCTCGGTCCTGACTCTGGCGGCGGTGCTGGGCCTGTTCGTGCGCAACGCCTGAGGAGCGCCGGCGGAATACCGCACCCGGGTTGCGGCGTTGACCATGGTCGTGAGCAGCAGCGTCGATCTCGACCTCGAGGGCATGACGTGCGCATCATGTGCGGCGCGCATCGAGAAGAGGCTCAATGCGCTGCCCGGGGTGGCCGCGACGGTGAACTTCGCGACCCACTCGGCCCACGTGCAACTGCCGGCGGGAGTCGACGTCGACGACTGTGTCGCAGCCGTGGAGAAGGCCGGCTACGGTGCGTCGGCACACCATCCCGACTCCGAGCACGACCACACCGACCCCACACTGCTGCGCCGTCTGATCACCGCCGCCGTGCTGGCCGTGCCAGTCGTCGTGCTGTCCATGGCGATGCCGTCGATGACCGTGATGTGGTTGATCGCGGCCCTGGCCACGCCCGTGGTCTTCTGGGCGGCGTGGCCGTTCCACCGGGCGGCGTTCAAGGCCGCACGGCATGGGTCGACAACCATGGACACGCTCGTCAGCCTGGGGATCCTGGCCGCCTACGGCTGGTCAATCGTGGCCCTGTTCACCGGCGGGCACATCTACTTCGAGGTCGCCGTCACCGTCGCCACCTTCCTGCTGGCCGGGCGCTACGCCGAGGCCCGGGCCAAGGACCGCGCGGGGGAGGCTGTGACCGCACTGTTGAGGATGGGCGCGAAGGAGGCCACGGTGCTGCGGGACGGCGTCGAGGTCCTCGTGCCCGTCTCGCACCTGCGGGTGGGCGATGAGTTCGTCGTCCGGCCGGGAGAGAAGGTGGCCACCGATGCCGTCGTGGTCGCCGGTGACTCGTCGGTGGACAACGCCCTGATCACAGGTGAGTCCTTGCCCGTCGACGTCGGTCCGGGCGACCGGCTCATCGGTGCTGCGGTCAACCAGACCGGCCGGCTCATCGCGCGGGCCGAGCGCGTGGGTGCGGACACGGAGCTGGCGCAGATTGCGGCCGCGGTGGAGCGCGCGCAGACCGGCAAGGCGCCGGTGCAGCGCCTGGCCGACCGCGTGTCGTCGGTGTTCGTGCCCGTGGTGCTGGTGCTGTCGGTCCTCACCGCCTTCGGCTGGCTGGTCGCCGGAGGCAGCTGGACGGCTGCCTTCACCGCCGCGGTCGCCGTGCTCATCATCGCGTGCCCCTGTGCGCTCGGTCTGGCGACCCCCACGGCGATCCTCGTCGGCACCGGCAAGGGTGCGCAGTTGGGGATTCTCATCTCCGGGCCCGAGATCCTCGAGCGCACGCGCGCCATCGACACGGTGATCCTGGACAAGACCGGCACGCTCACGCAGGGACGCATCGAGGTGCAGATCTTGACGGAGGACCCGGACTTCGAACGACTCGTGGGCACAGTGGAGTCGGCCAGCGAGCACCCGGTGGGGCGCGCGATCGCCGCCGCCCTGCCAGCCCGCGGTCAGTTGCAGGGGTTCCAGGCGGTTCCGGGCCGGGGTGTGCGGGGTGTGGTTGACGGCGTGCAGGTGGTGGCCGGCACGTCGCGATGGATGCGCGAACTCGGCTATGACGTGACCGACGAGGCGGCCGTGTTCGCCGCCTGGGGCGGGACCCTCCGGGGGGAGGTGCTTGTCAGCGACACCCTGCGACCAACGAGCAGGCAGGCGGTAGCCGAACTTCACGCGTTGGGTCTGCGGACGGTGCTGCTGACCGGGGACACCCGCGCTGCCGCCCGCTCTGTCGCGGCTGAGGTGGGGATCGACGAGGTCGTATCCGAGGTGAAACCTCTGGACAAACAGCAGGCGGTGGCCGACCTGCAGGCGGGTGGGGCCCTCGTGGCGATGGTCGGTGACGGGGTCAATGATTCCGCGGCACTGGCCACAGCGGATCTGGGGATCTCCATGGGAGCCGGCGCCGACGTGGCCATCGCGGCCAGCGACATCACGCTGGTGCGCAACGACCCGCTGGCCGTCGTCGACGCCATCCGCTTGAGCCGGCAGACGCTGCGCACGATCAAGCAGAACCTCTTCTGGGCCTTTGCCTACAACAGCGCCGCCATCCCGTTGGCGATGTCCGGCCTGCTCACGCCCATGATCGCCGGGGCCGCGATGGCCTTCTCATCGGTGTTCGTGGTGCTGAACAGCCTGCGGCTGCGTGGTTTCCGCGGCGTCCAGGCCTGAACCCGGACGCCTCCCGCCGGCCGCCGGCCCCGGCGAATCCGCACGAATGCGCACTCGCCGAGTGTCAGCCACCGGCCCGGCGACAACGTCACATCGCCCCTTGTGGCCACACCTGCCACGATCAGGGCCGTGCGTCAATTACGCTCGCAGGATGGGAAAGTCCATCGGCATCGCCCTGCTCGTCGTCGCGGTCACGGCGCTGATCGTGTGGGCGCTGGGCCGCTTGCTGGACAGCGAGGTGCTCACCCAGCCGACCGTCGCCATGGGGGCGGGGCTCGGCGCGGGGTGTGGTTACCTGCTCACCCCCGGGGCACAAGCACGCTGGCGCGGCCGAAGCGGCAACCGGGACTGAAAGGGCGAGGACGACGATGATGAGGCGATGGGTGAGGGCGGCTGCGCTGCTGCCGGTCATCGCCTTGCTGCCGCTGCCGCCGGCCTCGGCGGAGGTGCCGGTCTCGGCGCCGATCCTCGTGGCGGCCAAGAAGCGCGCCGACAAAGGCACTCTGAAGGTTGTCGCCCAGGGCGTCCCCCAGGGACAATCGGCCAAGATCACCATCGCCGGCAAGAAGTACCGCAAGAAGCTGCCGCGGGCCGGCAAGTTGCGCAACCTGCGGCCGGGGACCTACCGCGTGTGGGCCGCCCCCATCGTCGCCGACGGTGGTACGGCCGCGGTACCGGATCTGCCCGTGAAGATACGCGTTCAGAAACGCAAGCGCGCGGTCCTGCGCCTGCAGTACTCATGGAACCCGAAGACCGACAGTTACCCGCCGAGCCCTGCGACCGGCGTGGGCGTGGTCGACCGCGGCCTGGACCACATCACCCTGCGATGGGTCAACGGTCAGGCCCCCGACCTGCAATCGGTGGCGATCCGGCGCAAGCAGGGCTCACTGCCGCCGTCGGGGCTCGAGGACGGCCGCGTCGTGCCAGGCGACCGGCTGGCGACGTCAGTGACGGATGACGGGCTGCGCTCGCACACGACGTACAGCTACAGCGTCTTCATGGTGGACGTCGCCGGTAACATCAGCAGGCCCGCCACGCTGACCACCCGGACCAAGGGGGTGGCCGCGCAGATCGTGGCAGGCATGCAGCACACCTGTGCCGTGCTCCAAGACGTGGACTCGAAGGGCGAGGTGGGTGGCAGCGCGCAGTCGACCGTCGCCGAGTGCTGGGGCGCCAACGAGCACGGTCAGGTCGGCGATGGCAGCACCACCGACGCGACCGAACCAGTGCTCGTGGACCTGCCCGACGTCGTGCAGGTCGCCGCGGGTGGTGACCACTCGTGTGCCCGCCAGCGGGGAGGCACTGTGCGGTGCTGGGGTCGCAATGACTCCGGGCAACTCGGGCGCGGCGACACCAGCGACGCGCTGGAACCGGTGTCTGTCGACATCCCCGACGCCGTCGACATCGCCACCGGCGTGAATCACACCTGCGCTGTGCTGACCTCTGGGGGGGTGAGGTGCTGGGGCGCCAACGAGCGGGGTCAACTCGGATCACCTCCTGCTGGGTTCGAGCCGATGCCGGTGACCGTCCCCGGCATCACGACCGCCGTGTCCGTCACGGCCGGCTACGCCCACACGTGTGTCACGCTGGCCAACGCGTCCGTGCGCTGCTGGGGCGCCAACGACAGCGGCCAACTGGGCAACAACACGAGAACCGATTCGTCGGTGCCGGTCCGGCCCACCACCGCAACGGTGAAGGCGGTGACCGCAGGTGTCTTCCACACCTGCGCTCTCATGGCCGACGGCTCGGTGTCGTGCTGGGGCGCCAACGACTACGGCCAGCTCGGTGATGCCACGACCACTGATCGCCTGACGCCCACCCCGTTGGCGCTGACCGGTGCGGTGTCGCTGAGTGCCGGCGCGTATCACACCTGCGCCGCCCAAAGCACCGGGGTGGTGCGGTGCTGGGGGCGCAACTCGGCCGGCCGGCTCGGCGATGGAACCGGGGTCGACCGGAGCAGCCCGACACGAGTCAGTGGTGTGACCAATGCACTCGCGGCTGTGGCCGGCGGCTACCACTCGTGCGCGGTCACGGCGTCCGGCAGTCTGTGCTGGGGGTCCAACAGTTCGGGGCAGTTGGGCAACGGGACACTGACGACGTCGTCGCGAGCGGTGCCGGTGTCCGGCCTTTAGGGGAGTGTGACGCGTGCTGGAGAACATGCCCGACCTGACGGTGGTCGCCATTCCGCTGTACATCCTCACGATGTCCCTGGAAGTGTTCCTCCACTGGCGCCGGCCGGAGGGTACTCAGCGCGGCTACGACACCCGCGACAGTCGTACATCGTTGATCATGGGGCTGGGCTCGCTGGTCGTGGGGGCGGCACTCGCGGGTGTCCAGTTGGCGTTCCTGACATTCTTCGCGCGGTTCGCCGTCCTGGATCTGGGTCAGGTCCTGGTGACAGGCTCGGCGCTCGCAGTGGCCGGGGCGTTCCTGGTGCTCTTCGTGCTCGACGACTTCTGCTACTACTGGTTCCATCGCGTGCATCACGAGTCGCGGTTCTTCTGGGCGGCGCACGTCACGCACCACTCCTCGCAGTACTTCAACCTCTCCACGGCCCTGCGGCAGTCCTGGACACCACTGACCTCGTGGATCTTCTACGTGCCGGTCATGGTCGTCGGTTTCACTCCGGCGCAGTGGGCGTTCATGCACTCGCTGAGCCTGCTGTTCCAGTACTGGATCCACACTGAGCGCATCGACCGCATGCCGCGCTGGTTCGAGTTCACGTTCAACACGCCGAGCCATCACCGCGTCCACCATGGCGCCAACCCGGAGTACCTGGACACGAACTACGGCGGCATCCTCATCGTCTTCGACCGCATCTTCGGCTCGTTCGTGCCCGAGCGGCGCGGCGTCGTGTACGGCCTCACGAAGAACATCTCGACCTACAACCCCGTGAAGGTCGCCTGGCAGGAGTTCGCCGCGATCGGGCGAGATGTGGTCGTGGCGCGGACCTGGCGACACCGGTGGCTGTACGTGTTCGGTTCACCGGGATGGTCCCCTGAGGCCGGAGGCGTCGCCCGGCCCGAGCAGGTCCGGGTCGACGCCTGACACCGGACCAGGGCCACGAGGGTGGAGAACCCACGTGTGGATTCTCCACCCTCATTCATGTTCTCCAACCTCGCGCTTCGCCCGGTCAGCGATCGGCCCCGCAGCAACTGCCAGGGCTCAGACCGCGCCCGACAGCAACACGCGCAGGAGCTCCTCCGCAGTGGTCTGACGCTGCGCGGCCACGTCCACCCCTGCCTCCATCAGGGTGCGCCACCCGGAGGTGCGGGCGGCTTGCGCCAGCGTCTCCTCGTTCCCGCCGGACATCAGCGCCGACCGGACCGCCTTGTTGACGGGGAGCAACTCGTACACGCCGGTGCGGCCCCGGTATCCCTGACCCTCGCACCGCTCACAGCCTCGGCCGACGATCATCGCGGTGGCCTGGGCATCGGTGAGACGTAGCCGCGCCCGGGTCTCGGCATCCGGCGCCTGTGGCTGTGCACAGTGCCGGCACGGCTTGCGGACCAGGCGCTGCGCGATGACGAGGTTCAAGGAGGACGCGATGAGGTACCGGGGGACACCCATGTCGACCAGGCGGATCACCGCCGAGGGGGCGTCGATGGTGTGCACCGTGGCCAGGACCAGGTGGCCGGTGAGTGCGGCTCGGATCGCCAGATCCGCGGTCACTTTGTCGCGGATCTCGCCCACCATGATGATGTCCGGGTCCTGCCGCAGGACCGCGCGCAGTCCCGCGGCGAACGTCATCCCCGCCTTTTCGTCGATCTGGACCTGGCTGACCCCGGGCAACTCGATCTCGACGGGTTCCTCGAGCGTGATGAGGTTGCGGTCCCCGGTCACCACCTCGTGGATCGCCGAGTACAAGGTGGTGGTCTTGCCCGATCCGGTGGGTCCGGTGATGAGGACCAGTCCTTGCGAACTACGCAGCGCGTGATGGACGATCTGCATGCCCTGGGGCGGGATGCCCAGGGCGCTGAGTGCGGGCAGTTCCCCGACGTCGGTGAGCAGCCGGATCACGACCTTCTCGCCGTGCAGAGTGGGCAGCGTCGACACCCGCACGTTGCGGTGCAGGCCGTCCAGCACGATCCGGGCCCGGCCGTCCTGGGGGATGCGCTTCTGCGCGATGTCGATGTTCGCGATGATCTTGACCCGGGAAGTCAGCGGCGACTGCCCCGACTTGGGCAGCGCCATGACCTTGCGCAACGATCCGTCGACGCGCATCCGGACCCGGACCTCGTCGGACATGGGCTCGATGTGGATGTCGCTGGCGCCCAGTCGGATGGCCATGCTCATGATCTGGTGCACGGTCGACACTGCGCCGGCGTCGGTGCTGGAGGTCTCCTCCTCGGCGACCACCGTGGTCGACTCAGTGTCGAAGCCCTCGAGGGCATCCACTGCGTTGGCCTCGCTCCACGTCGCAGCCAGCCGCCGCCGCACCTGGCTCTCCGGAGCCACCACGACCTCCACCCGCAGGCCCTTGTAGCGCCGCTGCAGGTGCAATCGGACGTCGTCGAGCCCTACCACGTCGACGGGGTCGGCGGCCGCGATGCGCAGCGTGTTCTCGTGGATCGACATCGGCAGCACCAGGGCCCGCTTGGAGACCACTTGGGGAATGGAACGGGCCAGTTGCGGGTCGATCTCCTCCTCGGACAGGTCGACGGCGCGTAGGCCGTGCGACTCCGCCAGGGCCGCGGCCAGCGTGACTTCGGTGACGCGTTCCTCAGCGAGCAGGATGCGCCCCAGCCGACGCCGGCGGCGAGGTGGTTCCTGTGTCTGCAGCGCCAAGCAGCGCTGTAGTTCAGCGGGGGTGATCGCCCCCCAATCGACCAGGATGTCCCCGAGTTTGCGACTCACCCACGCCTCCTCGTCCACCTGTTCTTCTCCGACGCTAGTCCTTGCACCGCACGGGTGCGCGCCGGAGCGGATGCCCGCCAATGGGCGCCAACCGCGTGCGCTGATCGGTATCGTGCGAACCGTCATGGACGGCTCTGATCCGCGGGAATGGCTCGGACACGTGATCGTGTGCGGGTTGCAGGGTCTTGGGGTGCGGGTGGTCGAACTGCTCCGTTCGGCGGGCATCCGGGTAGTGGTCGTGGGCAACTCCGCTGAGGACCACCATGTCCGGATGGTGCAGGCGCTCGCGGTGCCGAGGATCGACGGCAGCCCGCGCAACCCGCGCAGTCTGTGGGCCGCCGGGCTGGCCGGGGCGCTAGCGGTGGTGTGTGCCGAGGACGACGACTTGCGGTGCCTGGAGGCCGCTCTGCTCGTGCAGGAACTGGCACCCACCACCCGCGTGATCGTGCGGCAGTCGAACGCTGCGGTCGGCCGGGCCGTCACGTCGGCCATCAGCAAGGGTCTGGTGGTCAATCCGGCCGAGTTGGCCGCACCCACCTTCGTGGAGTCGGTGCTCGACCAGCGGGTCCACCGGATGCAGATCGGGGACGCCGCAGTTGTCGTGCGTGAGGTCGAGGTCACCGCCGACGGGCGTCTGCAGGATCTTCTGGGAGAACTCGCACCGATCCTGGTGATGCACGGCGATGGCCGCCAGGTGGTGTGCCCGAGCCGCGAGTACGCCGTGACTACCGGTGACCGGGTCGCGCTGGTGGGTGCGGCAAGTGAGTTGATGCATCTCACGGGGGTGCCGGCCCGGCCCCTGGGGCAGCCGGCGACACCGCACCGGCGCACGGAACACGTCGTGCAGGCATTGGCCCAGAACCT
This region includes:
- the cadA gene encoding cadmium-translocating P-type ATPase → MVVSSSVDLDLEGMTCASCAARIEKRLNALPGVAATVNFATHSAHVQLPAGVDVDDCVAAVEKAGYGASAHHPDSEHDHTDPTLLRRLITAAVLAVPVVVLSMAMPSMTVMWLIAALATPVVFWAAWPFHRAAFKAARHGSTTMDTLVSLGILAAYGWSIVALFTGGHIYFEVAVTVATFLLAGRYAEARAKDRAGEAVTALLRMGAKEATVLRDGVEVLVPVSHLRVGDEFVVRPGEKVATDAVVVAGDSSVDNALITGESLPVDVGPGDRLIGAAVNQTGRLIARAERVGADTELAQIAAAVERAQTGKAPVQRLADRVSSVFVPVVLVLSVLTAFGWLVAGGSWTAAFTAAVAVLIIACPCALGLATPTAILVGTGKGAQLGILISGPEILERTRAIDTVILDKTGTLTQGRIEVQILTEDPDFERLVGTVESASEHPVGRAIAAALPARGQLQGFQAVPGRGVRGVVDGVQVVAGTSRWMRELGYDVTDEAAVFAAWGGTLRGEVLVSDTLRPTSRQAVAELHALGLRTVLLTGDTRAAARSVAAEVGIDEVVSEVKPLDKQQAVADLQAGGALVAMVGDGVNDSAALATADLGISMGAGADVAIAASDITLVRNDPLAVVDAIRLSRQTLRTIKQNLFWAFAYNSAAIPLAMSGLLTPMIAGAAMAFSSVFVVLNSLRLRGFRGVQA
- a CDS encoding sterol desaturase family protein produces the protein MPDLTVVAIPLYILTMSLEVFLHWRRPEGTQRGYDTRDSRTSLIMGLGSLVVGAALAGVQLAFLTFFARFAVLDLGQVLVTGSALAVAGAFLVLFVLDDFCYYWFHRVHHESRFFWAAHVTHHSSQYFNLSTALRQSWTPLTSWIFYVPVMVVGFTPAQWAFMHSLSLLFQYWIHTERIDRMPRWFEFTFNTPSHHRVHHGANPEYLDTNYGGILIVFDRIFGSFVPERRGVVYGLTKNISTYNPVKVAWQEFAAIGRDVVVARTWRHRWLYVFGSPGWSPEAGGVARPEQVRVDA
- a CDS encoding type II/IV secretion system protein, producing MDEEAWVSRKLGDILVDWGAITPAELQRCLALQTQEPPRRRRRLGRILLAEERVTEVTLAAALAESHGLRAVDLSEEEIDPQLARSIPQVVSKRALVLPMSIHENTLRIAAADPVDVVGLDDVRLHLQRRYKGLRVEVVVAPESQVRRRLAATWSEANAVDALEGFDTESTTVVAEEETSSTDAGAVSTVHQIMSMAIRLGASDIHIEPMSDEVRVRMRVDGSLRKVMALPKSGQSPLTSRVKIIANIDIAQKRIPQDGRARIVLDGLHRNVRVSTLPTLHGEKVVIRLLTDVGELPALSALGIPPQGMQIVHHALRSSQGLVLITGPTGSGKTTTLYSAIHEVVTGDRNLITLEEPVEIELPGVSQVQIDEKAGMTFAAGLRAVLRQDPDIIMVGEIRDKVTADLAIRAALTGHLVLATVHTIDAPSAVIRLVDMGVPRYLIASSLNLVIAQRLVRKPCRHCAQPQAPDAETRARLRLTDAQATAMIVGRGCERCEGQGYRGRTGVYELLPVNKAVRSALMSGGNEETLAQAARTSGWRTLMEAGVDVAAQRQTTAEELLRVLLSGAV